The Malus domestica chromosome 13, GDT2T_hap1 genome includes a window with the following:
- the LOC103451969 gene encoding uncharacterized protein yields MAANCARRTLQFSSASAKTILSRPPSSPFASNASKLTEFTSLKPASAPRLAAQKLKFSRLPVELGGAQSLIPLHSATASALFTSLLSLHNTSWGCLSEDG; encoded by the exons ATGGCGGCTAACTGCGCGAGGCGAACCCTACAATTCTCTTCAGCTTCTGCAAAAACCATTCTGTCCCGTCCACCGTCTTCACCTTTCGCCTCCAATGCTTCTAAGCTGACCGAATTCACTTCCCTCAAGCCTGCTTCTGCTCCTCGACTCGCTGCCCAGAAGCTCAAGTTCTCAAG GCTTCCGGTGGAGTTAGGCGGTGCGCAGTCATTGATCCCGTTGCACAGTGCTACTGCTTCTGCATTGTTCACGTCGCTTCTTTCTTTGCATAATACCAGCTGGGGGTGCCTATCAGAAG ATGGCTAA
- the LOC103451967 gene encoding polygalacturonase 1 beta-like protein 3 has translation MRQHTQICLVTPLSLFFIFFSSLNVAVAAAGGSSGAAENPFSPKAYLVRYWNKEVRNDAEKPSFLLSKASPLNTVDSAAFAKLAAQNGLSTRLPEFCSAANLLCFPDLAQSLEKHDKDANFAIYADKNFTNYGTDRLAGVDSFKNYSLGNNIPVDSFRRYSRDSVNHKDQFTSYANDGNVVDQSFNGYAAGATGGAGDFKKYADSVNVPHLGFNSYSDDSNGRSHGFTGYSENANAGDQSFTGYSKNGNGAPNEFTGYGSNANVVGSGFTSYGQSGNGANDKFSNYGNDQNNPKNNFQSYGDGGNAGVETFTSYRERANVGDDSFQSYAKNSNGEKMDFTSYGKSFNIGSDKFTGYGKGAKGQDIGFKIYGVNTTFKDYAKKETVSFKSYTKAGGGSVKAAAASGSLVKKWVEPGKFFRESMLKKGVVMPMPDIQDKMPKRSFLPRTILSKLPFATSKIATLKQIFHAADNSSMEKIIVDALQECERAPSAGETKRCVGSAEDMIDFATTILGRNVVVRSTENVNGAKHDVMVGSVKGINGGKVTQSVSCHQSLFPYLLYYCHSVPKVRVYEADLLDPVSKAKINHGVAICHLDTSAWSPTHGSFLALGSGPGRIEVCHWIFQNDMTWTIAD, from the exons atgcgGCAGCACACACAAATCTGCCTTGTGACTCCCCTCTCTCTGTTCTTTATCTTCTTCTCGTCTCTCAAT GTTGCTGTCGCCGCCGCCGGTGGCAGCTCCGGCGCAGCCGAAAACCCATTTTCGCCAAAGGCCTATCTGGTTCGTTACTGGAACAAAGAGGTCCGGAACGATGCGGAGAAGCCATCGTTTTTGCTCTCGAAGGCCTCGCCATTGAACACGGTGGACTCGGCGGCTTTCGCGAAGCTAGCGGCTCAGAACGGCCTCTCGACTCGGCTGCCTGAGTTCTGCTCCGCAGCCAATCTTCTCTGCTTCCCCGATTTGGCACAGAGCCTAGAAAAGCACGACAAGGACGCGAATTTCGCGATCTACGCagacaaaaacttcaccaattACGGCACCGATCGGCTTGCCGGAGTCGACTCGTTCAAAAACTACTCGCTCGGCAATAACATCCCTGTCGACTCGTTCCGGCGGTACAGCCGCGACTCGGTCAACCACAAGGACCAGTTCACCAGCTATGCCAACGACGGGAACGTGGTGGACCAGAGCTTCAACGGCTACGCCGCCGGAGCCACCGGCGGCGCCGGCGATTTCAAGAAGTACGCCGACTCGGTGAACGTTCCCCACCTCGGATTTAACTCGTACTCGGACGATTCAAACGGGCGGTCCCACGGATTCACGGGTTACAGTGAGAACGCCAACGCTGGCGACCAATCGTTCACTGGCTACTCCAAAAACGGCAATGGGGCCCCGAACGAGTTCACGGGCTACGGATCTAACGCCAATGTCGTCGGGTCCGGGTTCACGAGTTACGGCCAATCCGGGAACGGAGCAAATGACAAGTTCAGTAATTACGGAAACGACCAGAACAATCCAAAGAACAATTTCCAGAGCTACGGCGACGGAGGCAATGCCGGAGTCGAGACATTCACCAGCTACAGAGAAAGAGCCAATGTCGGCGACGACTCGTTTCAGTCGTACGCCAAGAACTCCAACGGCGAGAAGATGGATTTCACGAGTTACGGCAAGTCGTTCAATATCGGGTCGGATAAGTTCACCGGGTACGGGAAGGGCGCGAAGGGGCAGGATATCGGGTTCAAGATCTACGGCGTGAACACGACTTTCAAGGACTACGCCAAGAAGGAGACCGTAAGTTTCAAAAGCTACACCAAGGCCGGCGGCGGCTCCGTAAAAGCGGCGGCGGCTAGTGGCAGTTTGGTGAAAAAATGGGTGGAGCCGGGCAAATTCTTCCGGGAGTCGATGCTCAAGAAAGGAGTCGTGATGCCAATGCCCGACATTCAAGATAAAATGCCCAAAAGGTCATTTCTGCCCCGGACAATTCTCTCCAAATTACCATTTGCCACTTCCAAAATCGCCACCCTCAAGCAAATCTTCCACGCGGCGGATAACTCGTCGATGGAGAAGATCATCGTCGACGCCCTGCAGGAATGCGAGCGAGCCCCCAGCGCCGGCGAGACGAAGCGCTGCGTCGGGTCCGCGGAGGACATGATCGACTTCGCCACCACCATCCTGGGCCGAAACGTCGTCGTCCGGAGCACCGAGAACGTCAACGGGGCGAAGCACGACGTGATGGTCGGATCGGTGAAGGGAATCAACGGCGGGAAAGTCACGCAGTCGGTGTCGTGCCACCAGAGCTTGTTCCCTTACCTACTCTACTACTGTCACTCTGTTCCAAAAGTTCGGGTATACGAAGCGGATCTTCTGGACCCGGTTTCGAAGGCCAAGATCAACCACGGTGTTGCCATCTGTCACTTGGACACGTCTGCCTGGAGTCCGACTCATGGGTCTTTTTTGGCATTGGGCTCGGGTCCCGGTCGGATCGAAGTCTGCCACTGGATCTTCCAGAATGATATGACTTGGACTATTGCTGACTGA
- the LOC103451966 gene encoding uncharacterized protein At4g28440: protein MAEAKPGLRKPVFTKVAQLRPGTSGHTLTVKVVHTKMVLQKGRADDRQARQTRIAECLVGDETGLIIFTARNDQVDLMQEGSTITLRNAKIDMFKGSMRLAVDKWGRVEVAEPASFTVKEDNNLSLVEYELVQVFEQ, encoded by the exons ATGGCTGAAGCGAAACCAGGATTGAGGAAACCAGTATTCACCAAGGTTGCCCAGCTCCGCCCAGGTACTTCTGGGCACACTCTGACTGTAAAGGTTGTTCATACTAAGATGGTGTTACAGAAGGGTCGCGCCGATGACCGTCAAGCACGCCAAACGCGAATTGCTGAATGCTTGGTTGGTGATGAAACCGGATTGATTATCTTCACAGCTAGAAACGATCAAG TGGACTTGATGCAAGAAGGTTCTACCATAACCCTGCGGAATGCCAAGATTGACATGTTTAAAGGATCAATGAGACTTGCTGTGGACAAGTGGGGCCGTGTCGAAGTTGCTGAACCTGCCAGTTTCACAGTTAAGGAAGATAACAACCTCTCCCTGGTTGAATATGAACTTGTCCAAGTTTTTGAACAGTAA
- the LOC103451965 gene encoding 2-methylene-furan-3-one reductase-like, whose translation MLTTTAALTSTASQLTSPNQISPRFSFTFRENNNRIAVPKSSTTQRSKLSVGFPALRVSASSRSAPASAEASKVTVLPSEMKAWVYGEYGGVDVLKFDTKVAVPELLEDQVLVKVVAAALNPVDFKRRQGKFKNTDSPLPTVPGYDVAGVVVKVGSKVKDFKEGDEVYGDIHEKALEGPKQSGSLAEYTAVEERLLAAKPKNLDFAEAASLPLAIETAYEGLEKTGFSAGKSLLVLNGAGGVGSLVIQLAKHVFGASRIAATSSTGKLELLKSLGADLAIDYTKENLEELPENFDVVYDAIGQCDKAVKVVKEGGSVVALTGAVTPPGFRFVVTSNGAVLKKLNPYLETGKVKPVIDPKGPFPFSKLVEAFSYLETNRATGKVVIHPIE comes from the exons ATGTTAACCACCACCGCCGCTCTCACCTCCACTGCTTCTCAACTCACATCACCAAACCAAATTTCTCCCAGATTTTCCTTCACTTTCCGGGAAAATAACAACAGAATCGCGGTACCCAAAAGTTCGACCACCCAAAGATCCAAGCTTTCAGTTGGTTTTCCCGCTCTGAGAGTGTCTGCTAGTTCCCGGTCTGCCCCTGCTTCGGCTGAGGCGTCAAAGGTCACGGTTCTGCCGTCGGAGATGAAGGCGTGGGTTTATGGGGAATACGGGGGTGTTGATGTTTTGAAGTTCGACACCAAAGTTGCGGTTCCTGAGTTGCTGGAGGACCAGGTTCTGGTTAAGGTTGTCGCTGCGGCTCTCAACCCGGTTGACTTCAAGAGGAGGCAGGGCAAGTTCAAGAACACTGATTCTCCTCTTCCG ACTGTTCCAGGCTATGATGTTGCCGGCGTGGTGGTGAAGGTTGGCAGTAAAGTGAAGGACTTTAAAGAGGGGGATGAAGTGTATGGAGACATACATGAGAAAGCTTTGGAAGGGCCTAAACAATCTGGCTCTCTTGCAGAGTACACTGCCGTTGAAGAGAGGTTACTGGCAGCAAAGCCCAAGAATTTGGATTTTGCTGAGGCTGCTTCACTTCCTCTTGCAATCGAGACAGCTTATGAGGGTCTTGAAAAGACCGGGTTTTCTGCCGGTAAATCTTTGCTTGTTCTGAATGGTGCTGGTGGAGTTGGAAGCCTAGTGATTCAG CTAGCAAAACATGTATTTGGAGCTTCACGAATAGCAGCCACTTCAAGCACTGGAAAGCTGGAGTTATTGAAGAGCTTGGGTGCTGATTTAGCGATCGACTACACTAAGGAGAACTTGGAAGAATTGCCGGAAAATTTTGATGTCGTCTATGATGCTATTG gtcaatgtgacaaagcagTGAAGGTGGTGAAAGAAGGGGGCAGTGTGGTGGCCTTAACAGGTGCAGTAACACCTCCGGGTTTCAGATTCGTGGTTACTTCCAACGGAGCAGTTCTGAAGAAACTAAACCCGTACTTAGAGACTGGGAAGGTGAAGCCTGTGATAGACCCCAAAGGGCCCTTCCCCTTCTCCAAGCTTGTGGAGGCTTTCTCTTACCTTGAAACAAATCGGGCCACCGGAAAGGTAGTCATACATCCAATTGAATGA